The Thunnus maccoyii chromosome 9, fThuMac1.1, whole genome shotgun sequence genome includes a region encoding these proteins:
- the egr3 gene encoding early growth response protein 3 — protein sequence MTGKLADKLPLTMSSLINTIPDSLYPEEDIPTSMNIFTSTESINHYSQMNTDNIMDLGMGSEKGTGEIQYGSSFQSNRSGQTVTYLGKFAFDTPPSGGISGSGWCSDNNIISLVSAGILGVSPSPGTVTTQTSSSAASMGGQTSDMEQVYGPPLPAYSTCSDLYQDQVSFHHSPATSTALAYPANDYHSTSKASMDGSLFSMIPDYNLFHHQGEVGVMEHKPFQTMDPIRVNPPPITPLETIRAFKDKQQIHPGFIGGQQHPPQHHPPPQTLTLKPIRPRKYPNRPSKTPVHERPHACPAENCDRRFSRSDELTRHLRIHTGHKPFQCRICMRSFSRSDHLTTHIRTHTGEKPFSCEFCGRKFARSDERKRHAKVHLKQKDKKPADKGSGAAGSHSSPPSSCGGPTVGTS from the exons ATGACAGGGAAACTAGCGGACAAGCTCCCTCTTACCATGAGCAGTTTAATAAATACGATCCCTGACAGTCTCTACCCAGAAGAGGACATCCCGACGTCTATGAATATTTTCACCAGTACGGAATCTATTAACCACTATTCACAGATGAACACAG ATAATATCATGGATCTGGGCATGGGGAGTGAGAAAGGAACAGGAGAGATTCAGTATGGATCCAGCTTCCAGTCCAACCGCAGCGGGCAGACTGTCACCTATCTGGGGAAGTTTGCCTTTGACACTCCTCCATCAGGTGGCATTAGTGGTTCCGGCTGGTGCTCTGATAACAATATCATCAGCCTTGTCAGTGCAGGAATCCTGGGCGTTTCGCCATCACCCGGTACAGTAACGACGCAGACATCATCCTCCGCAGCCAGCATGGGCGGACAGACATCAGATATGGAGCAGGTATACGGTCCGCCACTGCCTGCCTATTCCACCTGCAGTGACCTGTACCAGGATCAGGTCTCCTTCCACCACAGCCCTGCCACCAGCACGGCTCTAGCCTACCCTGCCAATGACTATCATTCTACATCCAAAGCCTCCATGGATGGCAGCCTTTTCTCCATGATCCCTGACTACAACCTTTTCCATCATCAAGGGGAGGTTGGCGTGATGGAGCACAAGCCCTTCCAGACCATGGACCCCATCCGAGTCAACCCTCCACCTATCACACCCCTGGAGACCATCAGAGCGTTCAAAGACAAGCAGCAGATTCACCCAGGTTTCATTGGTGGGCAGCAGCACCCTCCTCAACACCACCCACCGCCACAGACTCTGACGCTCAAGCCCATCCGACCACGGAAGTACCCCAACCGACCCAGCAAAACCCCTGTCCACGAACGGCCTCACGCCTGTCCGGCAGAGAACTGTGACAGACGCTTCTCGCGCTCAGACGAGCTCACACGTCATCTTCGAATCCACACAGGTCACAAACCTTTCCAGTGCCGAATATGCATGCGCTCCTTCAGCCGGAGTGACCACCTGACCACACACATCCGCACACACACGGGCGAGAAACCCTTCTCCTGTGAGTTCTGTGGACGCAAGTTTGCCAGGAGCGATGAGCGAAAGAGACACGCTAAGGTTCACCTGAAACAGAAGGACAAGAAGCCAGCTGACAAAGGTAGTGGGGCAGCTGGGAGCCACAGCTCGCCGCCCAGCTCCTGTGGGGGGCCAACAGTGGGAACATCATGA